A stretch of the Streptomyces sp. WMMB303 genome encodes the following:
- the cdgB gene encoding diguanylate cyclase CdgB, which translates to METESEPYVRLASLRQLHHVVAQLNTARSLADTLQIVADGVVEGLGFEIAAVHLVRAEGELVVAAVAGSAAAEAMMAGRSGSRAAWERRLSLGRQWGALHFVPYTEGWVLDDDEVPEWHAPSAVRDTPDAWHPMDRLFAPLYASDGELLGVLSVDRPRNGRRPGAWGCEALQMYASQAAIALSNARLRSNMQRALVRLEREQQALRASEESFRQAFEYAPSGMAVAEMGGDQHGRLLRINDALCRLLGRPAAAMRRYSFSDLVHPEDIRTLLRTSAEGGRAELRLARRDGSYVWVSLRNSVVADTADGPRYLLTHVEDIEERKRHELQLAHRASHDQLTGLPNSAELRARLSSRLCARPDRPAVQSSVLPGVGPSGYAEGGPGRLHGQGGGFWDLEGLGGIPGAGTGPGTGPPPAGSRQATAPYATAVAPGGPPGSAGADEFGGSGADGGADPHHVHAVPPKGDGPGEKGLAVLFCDLDGFKSINDRYGHHCGDGVLIAVARRLEAGVRDDDTVARLGGDEFVVLADGLGPAEAQDLAVRLRNAIIPPIQIDGRAVRVGASFGIGWAGCGMTAEEVLQSADQRMYVEKRSRSKGQRRAG; encoded by the coding sequence AACTGGTCGTGGCCGCCGTCGCCGGGAGCGCCGCGGCCGAGGCCATGATGGCGGGCCGCTCGGGGTCACGCGCCGCCTGGGAGCGGCGGCTGTCGCTGGGCCGGCAGTGGGGGGCGCTGCACTTCGTCCCGTACACCGAGGGCTGGGTCCTGGACGACGACGAGGTGCCGGAGTGGCACGCGCCGTCGGCGGTACGGGACACCCCGGACGCCTGGCACCCCATGGACCGCCTCTTCGCACCGCTGTACGCCTCCGACGGCGAGCTGCTGGGGGTGCTGTCCGTCGACCGCCCGCGCAACGGCCGCCGCCCCGGTGCGTGGGGCTGCGAGGCGCTGCAGATGTACGCCTCCCAGGCCGCGATCGCCCTCAGCAACGCCCGGCTGCGGTCGAACATGCAGCGTGCGCTCGTGCGGCTGGAGCGCGAGCAGCAGGCGCTGCGGGCCAGCGAGGAAAGCTTCCGGCAGGCGTTCGAGTACGCGCCCAGCGGGATGGCGGTCGCCGAGATGGGCGGGGACCAGCACGGGCGGCTGCTGCGGATCAACGACGCGCTGTGCCGGCTGCTGGGCCGCCCGGCGGCCGCGATGCGCCGCTACTCCTTCTCCGATCTGGTGCACCCGGAGGACATCCGCACCCTGCTGCGCACCTCGGCGGAGGGCGGCCGGGCCGAGCTGCGGCTGGCGCGTCGGGACGGCAGCTATGTCTGGGTCTCGCTGCGCAACTCCGTGGTCGCCGACACCGCTGACGGGCCGCGCTACCTGCTCACTCACGTCGAGGACATCGAGGAGCGCAAGCGGCACGAGCTCCAGCTCGCGCACCGTGCCAGCCACGACCAGCTGACCGGGCTGCCGAACAGCGCCGAGCTGCGAGCGCGGCTGAGCAGCAGGCTGTGTGCGAGGCCGGACCGGCCTGCGGTCCAGTCCAGCGTGCTGCCCGGCGTCGGGCCCTCCGGGTACGCGGAGGGCGGGCCCGGCCGGCTGCACGGGCAGGGGGGTGGTTTCTGGGACCTGGAGGGTCTGGGAGGAATACCCGGCGCCGGGACGGGACCCGGTACCGGCCCGCCCCCCGCGGGCAGCCGGCAGGCCACCGCTCCGTACGCGACCGCCGTGGCACCCGGCGGTCCGCCCGGCTCCGCGGGCGCCGACGAATTCGGCGGGTCCGGCGCGGACGGGGGAGCGGATCCGCACCATGTGCACGCGGTGCCGCCGAAGGGCGACGGGCCCGGTGAGAAGGGGCTCGCCGTCCTCTTCTGCGATCTGGACGGTTTCAAGTCCATCAACGACCGCTACGGCCACCACTGCGGGGACGGCGTGCTCATCGCGGTGGCCCGCCGCCTGGAGGCCGGGGTCCGGGACGACGACACGGTCGCGCGGCTGGGCGGCGACGAGTTCGTGGTGCTGGCCGACGGGCTGGGCCCGGCCGAGGCGCAGGACCTCGCGGTGCGGCTGCGGAACGCGATCATCCCGCCGATCCAGATTGACGGCCGGGCGGTCCGGGTAGGCGCGAGCTTCGGCATCGGCTGGGCAGGCTGCGGAATGACCGCTGAGGAAGTCCTGCAATCCGCTGACCAGCGCATGTACGTGGAGAAGCGGTCCCGGTCCAAGGGGCAGCGCCGGGCGGGCTAG